A window from Felis catus isolate Fca126 chromosome B1, F.catus_Fca126_mat1.0, whole genome shotgun sequence encodes these proteins:
- the LOC123384845 gene encoding ubiquitin carboxyl-terminal hydrolase 17-like protein 6, whose product METPSSHCREETQFRVFPNLKPCGSNTGGAEGHGGPTLPEKPSPSSHTPCDLPNGWAPTSTGLPPAKKPVSWRRPSVVGAGLQNLGNTCYANAALQCLTYTPPLASYMLSQEHSRSCGRQPFCVLCALQAHVTRALCRPGDVIRPPPKLLAAFHTHRQEDAHEFLMFTLDAMQQACLREDKPSEPQAQDATLIRQIFGGYWRSQIQCLHCQGVSSTLDPYLDISLDIRAAQSVSQALQHLVKPEQLDGENAYRCSTCLDKVPASKTLTLHTCSKVLMLVLKRFCHFTGSKLAKEVQYPERLDMQRYVSGQNGGSLTYALYAVLVHAGWNCHSGHYFCYIKAGNGQWYKMDDAKVTGSDVTSALSQHAYVLFYIQKSELERDRAREPGAGESTSLQADHAGTAAAQGGPETDPNIEVPQLEDHVEETPLPTITLDQWRFLQESHRPKSEFNLRKLEFALPPDAVLIHQSKYRDEMGKDHREPNIHRLNSSARDIPPQRATAITQVPCLTGRARATKRKNKKGQRSQEAVQGSHYRL is encoded by the coding sequence ATGGAGACGCCCTCTTCCCACTGCCGAGAGGAGACTCAGTTCCGTGTCTTTCCCAACCTCAAACCTTGCGGATCAAATACGGGTGGTGCTGAAGGCCACGGAGGACCCACTCTGCCTGAGAAGCCGTCACCGTCATCGCACACACCCTGCGACCTGCCTAACGGTTGGGCTCCCACGTCGACAGGTCTGCCCCCCGCAAAGAAACCTGTGAGTTGGAGGAGACCTTCTGTGGTTGGGGCTGGCCTGCAGAACCTGGGCAACACGTGCTATGCGAACGCGGCCCTGCAGTGTCTGACGTACACACCACCCCTCGCCAGCTACATGCTGTCCCAGGAGCACTCCCGAAGCTGTGGGAGGCAGCCATTCTGTGTGCTGTGTGCTCTGCAGGCTCACGTGACCCGGGCCCTCTGCCGTCCGGGAGACGTGATCCGGCCTCCGCCAAAACTGCTCGCTGCCttccacacacacaggcaggaggATGCCCATGAGTTTCTGATGTTCACTCTGGATGCTATGCAGCAAGCGTGTTTGCGTGAGGACAAGCCTTCAGAGCCTCAGGCTCAGGACGCCACCCTCATCCGGCAAATCTTTGGGGGGTACTGGAGGTCTCAAATCCAGTGTCTCCACTGCCAGGGTGTCTCCAGCACTTTGGATCCTTACCTGGACATTAGCCTGGATATCAGGGCAGCTCAGAGTGTGAGCCAAGCTTTGCAACACTTGGTGAAGCCCGAACAGTTGGATGGTGAAAATGCCTATCGTTGTAGTACTTGTCTCGACAAGGTACCTGCTTCCAAGACGTTGACTTTGCACACTTGCTCCAAGGTCCTGATGCTGGTATTGAAACGGTTCTGCCATTTCACGGGCAGCAAACTGGCTAAGGAAGTGCAATATCCTGAGCGCCTTGACATGCAACGCTACGTGTCTGGGCAGAACGGGGGGTCGCTGACTTACGCGCTCTATGCCGTGCTGGTGCACGCGGGCTGGAATTGTCACAGCGGACATTACTTCTGTTACATCAAAGCTGGGAACGGCCAGTGGTACAAAATGGATGATGCGAAGGTGACCGGCAGTGATGTGACGTCTGCCCTGAGCCAACACGCCTATGTCCTCTTTTACATCCAGAAGAGTGAATTGGAAAGAGACCGTGCGAGGGAGCCAGGTGCTGGGGAATCCACATCCCTCCAGGCTGACCACGCAGGCACGGCTGCGGCCCAAGGGGGGCCTGAAACCGACCCCAACATCGAGGTGCCACAATTGGAGGATCACGTGGAAGAGACACCACTGCCAACAATCACGTTAGACCAGTGGAGATTCCTCCAAGAAAGCCACCGTCCCAAGTCTGAATTCAACCTCAGGAAACTAGAATTTGCTCTTCCCCCTGACGCAGTCCTCATTCACCAGTCCAAATACAGAGATGAGATGGGAAAGGATCACCGTGAACCAAACATCCACCGGCTCAACAGTTCAGCCAGGGACATCCCACCTCAGAGGGCAACGGCCATTACCCAAGTCCCTTGTCTCACCGGCAGAGCCAGAGCTACcaagaggaagaacaagaagggACAGAGGTCTCAGGAAGCAGTGCAGGGATCCCACTACAGGCTTTGA